The Mycolicibacterium flavescens genome has a segment encoding these proteins:
- the aceA gene encoding isocitrate lyase: MSTVGKPKSAEEIQRDWDTNPRWKNVTRDYSAEDVVALQGTVVEESTLAKRGAEILWNQLHDMEFVNALGALTGNMAVQQVRAGLKAIYLSGWQVAGDANLSGHTYPDQSLYPANSVPQVVRRINNALLRADEIAKVEGDTSVENWLVPIVADGEAGFGGALNVYELQKAMIAAGVAGSHWEDQLASEKKCGHLGGKVLIPTQQHIRTLTSARLAADVADVPTVVIARTDAEAATLITSDVDERDQPFITGERTKEGFYTVKNGIEPCIARAKAYAPYADLIWMETGTPDLELAKKFAEGVQAEFPDQMLAYNCSPSFNWKKHLDDATIAKFQKELGAMGFKFQFITLAGFHALNYSMFDLAYGYARNQMSAYVELQEREFAAEERGYTATKHQREVGAGYFDRIATTVDPNSSTTALKGSTEEGQFH, from the coding sequence ATGTCAACCGTTGGCAAGCCGAAGAGTGCCGAAGAAATTCAGCGCGACTGGGACACCAATCCCCGCTGGAAGAACGTCACCCGCGACTATTCGGCCGAGGACGTCGTTGCGCTGCAGGGCACCGTCGTCGAGGAGTCCACGCTGGCCAAGCGTGGGGCGGAGATCCTGTGGAACCAGCTGCATGACATGGAGTTCGTCAACGCGCTCGGCGCGCTGACCGGCAACATGGCCGTCCAGCAGGTGCGTGCCGGGCTGAAGGCCATCTACCTGTCCGGGTGGCAGGTCGCCGGTGACGCGAACCTGTCCGGTCACACCTACCCCGACCAGAGCCTGTACCCGGCCAACTCGGTGCCGCAGGTCGTGCGCCGGATCAACAACGCGCTGCTTCGCGCCGACGAGATCGCCAAGGTCGAGGGCGACACCTCGGTCGAGAACTGGCTGGTGCCGATCGTCGCCGACGGCGAGGCCGGTTTCGGCGGTGCGTTGAACGTCTACGAGCTGCAGAAGGCGATGATCGCCGCCGGTGTCGCGGGTTCGCACTGGGAGGATCAGCTGGCATCGGAGAAGAAGTGCGGTCACCTCGGTGGCAAGGTGCTGATCCCGACCCAGCAGCACATCCGCACCCTGACCTCGGCACGCCTGGCGGCCGACGTCGCCGACGTCCCGACCGTGGTCATCGCGCGCACCGACGCCGAGGCGGCCACCTTGATCACCTCCGACGTCGACGAGCGCGATCAGCCGTTCATCACCGGTGAGCGGACCAAGGAAGGCTTTTACACCGTCAAGAACGGCATCGAGCCGTGCATCGCGCGCGCCAAGGCCTACGCGCCGTACGCCGATCTGATCTGGATGGAGACCGGCACCCCCGACCTCGAGCTGGCCAAGAAGTTCGCCGAGGGCGTGCAGGCCGAGTTCCCGGACCAGATGCTGGCCTACAACTGCTCGCCGTCGTTCAACTGGAAGAAGCACCTCGACGACGCGACGATCGCGAAGTTCCAGAAGGAGCTGGGCGCGATGGGCTTCAAGTTCCAGTTCATCACGCTGGCCGGCTTCCACGCGCTGAACTACTCGATGTTCGACCTGGCTTACGGCTACGCCCGCAACCAGATGTCGGCATACGTCGAGCTGCAGGAGCGCGAATTCGCCGCCGAGGAGCGGGGTTACACCGCAACCAAGCATCAGCGCGAGGTCGGCGCCGGCTACTTCGACCGGATCGCCACGACGGTGGACCCGAACAGCTCGACGACCGCGCTGAAGGGTTCGACCGAAGAGGGTCAGTTCCACTAA
- a CDS encoding acyl-ACP thioesterase: protein MAISAVVNEKQGSGTGPAQGLAKAMMPVPDPHPDVFDIEWPLRVADVDREGRLKFDAATRHIQDIGSDQLRELGFQETHPLWIVRRTMIDMIRPIEFQDILRLRRWCSGTSNRWCEMRVRIDGRKGGLIESEAFWININRETQGPARISDDFLEGLRRTTDVNRLRWKEYLSAGSREDADDIREFPTRVSDIDIFDHMNNAVYWSVIEDHLHHHPELARYPLRVTIEHDAAVALGDKMEILSHTYPPGSTDKFGPELTDRTVTTLTYAVGDEAKAVAAIFNL from the coding sequence GTGGCAATATCGGCGGTCGTGAACGAGAAGCAGGGATCGGGAACGGGCCCGGCCCAGGGCCTGGCCAAGGCCATGATGCCGGTCCCTGATCCGCACCCCGACGTCTTCGACATCGAGTGGCCGCTCCGGGTGGCCGACGTGGACCGCGAAGGCCGACTCAAATTCGACGCCGCGACGCGCCACATTCAAGACATCGGCTCCGACCAGTTGCGCGAACTGGGGTTCCAGGAGACCCATCCGCTGTGGATCGTGCGCCGCACGATGATCGACATGATCCGCCCGATCGAGTTCCAGGACATTCTGCGGCTGCGTCGTTGGTGTTCGGGCACGTCGAACCGATGGTGCGAGATGCGGGTGCGCATCGACGGCCGGAAGGGCGGCCTGATCGAATCCGAGGCGTTCTGGATCAACATCAATCGCGAGACGCAGGGACCCGCGCGCATATCCGACGACTTCCTCGAGGGATTGCGGCGTACGACCGACGTCAACCGGCTGCGGTGGAAGGAGTACCTGTCGGCGGGCAGCCGCGAGGACGCCGACGACATCCGCGAGTTCCCGACGCGGGTCAGCGACATCGACATCTTCGACCACATGAACAACGCGGTGTACTGGTCGGTGATCGAGGACCACCTGCACCACCACCCGGAGCTGGCGCGGTACCCGCTGCGGGTGACGATCGAACACGACGCCGCGGTCGCCCTTGGCGACAAGATGGAGATTCTCAGCCACACCTATCCGCCGGGTTCGACGGACAAATTCGGTCCGGAGCTGACGGACCGCACTGTTACAACGCTCACATATGCGGTCGGCGACGAGGCCAAGGCCGTCGCAGCGATCTTCAACCTCTGA